The Microcoleus sp. FACHB-68 genome includes a region encoding these proteins:
- a CDS encoding universal stress protein has translation MLKTILVALDSSDLSEEVIQTLRELQLQPATKIILSNVIPPRSPDLEIEADRPGLVEEPYRQIEKQLQAYQADLPCQSELEIVTGDPAEEIIRLANIYQADLIVLGSRGLTGMNRILQGSVSSQVVADAPCSVLVVKPR, from the coding sequence GTGCTCAAGACAATTTTGGTGGCCCTTGATAGTTCAGACTTATCAGAGGAAGTTATTCAGACGCTACGCGAACTCCAACTCCAGCCGGCAACCAAAATCATCCTCAGCAATGTGATACCTCCGCGAAGTCCTGATCTGGAAATAGAGGCAGATCGGCCAGGACTTGTCGAGGAACCCTACCGACAAATTGAAAAACAGCTGCAAGCGTACCAAGCTGATTTACCTTGTCAGAGTGAATTGGAAATTGTTACCGGCGATCCAGCCGAAGAAATTATCCGTTTGGCAAATATTTACCAAGCCGACCTGATTGTACTCGGTAGCCGGGGGTTAACCGGCATGAATCGGATTTTGCAAGGATCAGTCAGCAGCCAGGTTGTTGCGGATGCACCCTGTTCGGTTCTCGTCGTCAAGCCGAGATAG
- the hisD gene encoding histidinol dehydrogenase — translation MLRIITQRAEAEAELRRICDRTHDDAVVHKEATVREVLQAVKRQGDRAILHYTEEFDGQTLNAEQLRVSGSELDAAYQQVSKELLQAIRLAARQIEAFHRQRVPKSWVKFGDDEIVLGKRYTPVDKAGLYIPGGRAAYPSTVLMNAIPAKVAGVPRIIMCTPPGSEKTINSAVLVAAQEAGVHEIYRVGGAQAIAALAYGTETIPNVDVITGPGNIYVTLAKKLVYGTVGIDSLAGPSEVLVIADGAANPVHVAADLLAQAEHDPMAAAILLTTDSQLARQVVAEVERQLAEHPRRTLTEKAIAHYGLVVIVESLTVAAELSNEFAPEHLELEVADPWALLESIRHAGAIFLGNSTPEAVGDYLAGPNHTLPTSGTARYASALGVETFMKHSSLIQYSPAALQKVASAIQLLATAEGLPSHADSVRLRTQNKDGTWELGDGDRTQDEE, via the coding sequence ATGCTGCGAATCATTACTCAGCGGGCTGAGGCAGAGGCTGAACTGCGGCGGATCTGCGATCGCACCCATGACGACGCTGTCGTTCATAAAGAGGCAACGGTTCGGGAGGTGCTCCAAGCCGTGAAGCGCCAAGGCGATCGAGCTATCCTGCATTACACAGAAGAATTTGATGGGCAAACGCTCAATGCCGAGCAGCTGCGTGTCAGCGGCTCAGAATTAGATGCAGCCTATCAACAAGTCTCTAAAGAGTTATTACAAGCAATACGGTTAGCCGCAAGACAGATCGAAGCGTTTCACCGGCAGCGCGTCCCTAAATCTTGGGTGAAGTTTGGCGACGATGAAATCGTCCTCGGCAAGCGATATACGCCCGTCGATAAAGCTGGGCTTTATATTCCTGGGGGCAGGGCCGCCTACCCCAGTACGGTGTTGATGAATGCCATCCCAGCAAAAGTGGCCGGTGTGCCGCGCATTATTATGTGTACGCCACCAGGTTCAGAGAAAACGATCAACTCAGCGGTGCTAGTCGCGGCCCAGGAAGCCGGCGTCCACGAAATTTATCGGGTGGGCGGCGCTCAGGCAATTGCTGCCTTGGCTTATGGCACCGAAACTATTCCGAATGTAGATGTGATCACCGGCCCTGGTAACATCTACGTGACTTTGGCCAAAAAGCTGGTTTACGGCACCGTGGGAATTGACTCCTTAGCTGGGCCATCAGAAGTGCTGGTCATTGCTGATGGGGCGGCAAATCCGGTACACGTCGCGGCAGACTTATTGGCCCAAGCAGAACATGACCCAATGGCGGCGGCGATCTTACTGACAACCGATTCTCAACTGGCAAGGCAAGTTGTGGCGGAAGTCGAGCGACAACTGGCAGAACACCCTCGTCGCACCCTGACGGAAAAAGCGATCGCCCATTACGGCTTGGTGGTGATTGTGGAGTCGCTAACCGTGGCGGCAGAACTCTCTAACGAGTTTGCTCCCGAACACTTAGAGCTAGAAGTTGCTGATCCTTGGGCACTGCTAGAATCAATTCGCCATGCTGGGGCGATTTTCTTGGGTAATTCCACGCCGGAAGCGGTGGGAGATTATCTGGCCGGCCCTAACCATACATTGCCGACCTCCGGGACGGCGCGTTATGCCTCAGCGCTGGGGGTGGAAACGTTTATGAAACATTCCAGCCTGATTCAGTATTCACCGGCAGCCTTGCAAAAGGTAGCGAGTGCGATCCAGCTATTAGCCACTGCTGAAGGGCTTCCCTCTCACGCCGACTCGGTGCGACTGAGAACCCAAAACAAGGATGGAACCTGGGAGTTAGGGGACGGGGATCGGACGCAGGATGAAGAATGA
- a CDS encoding uracil-DNA glycosylase family protein — translation MSDIQELIAQIQQEAQRETFPIDEPVYQAASIEPTQPILYAGNLNSNLCFFARDLGTDEVHAKQPLRGAAGTHVRKGLYRAIYHQEPDKTTDLNSVLDKVVFTNTVPYKPPGNKAYSEAVKKRFRPFLEQFLIFHWQGNRIITLGNEALKWFLPYGEKGAMKEFFEQSDRYTGSIQINLKSGDSQREVTLQPLPHPSPLNQKYYAKFPQMLQQRLAEVFLNGD, via the coding sequence ATGTCAGACATTCAAGAATTAATTGCCCAAATTCAGCAAGAAGCGCAACGGGAAACATTTCCCATCGATGAGCCGGTTTATCAAGCTGCCAGCATCGAACCAACCCAGCCAATTTTATATGCCGGCAATCTTAATAGCAATTTATGTTTCTTTGCCCGTGACTTAGGAACCGATGAAGTTCACGCCAAACAACCGCTTCGTGGGGCTGCCGGCACTCATGTTCGCAAAGGGTTATATCGGGCGATCTATCATCAAGAACCAGACAAAACAACCGATTTGAACTCTGTACTAGATAAGGTTGTATTTACTAACACAGTTCCTTACAAACCACCTGGAAATAAAGCTTATTCAGAAGCCGTCAAAAAGCGATTTCGTCCGTTCCTAGAACAATTTCTTATTTTTCATTGGCAAGGAAATCGGATAATTACATTAGGAAATGAAGCTTTAAAATGGTTTTTGCCTTATGGCGAAAAAGGAGCGATGAAGGAGTTTTTTGAGCAAAGCGATCGCTACACCGGCAGCATTCAAATTAACCTGAAATCGGGGGATAGCCAACGGGAAGTGACGCTGCAACCGCTGCCGCACCCTTCACCGCTGAATCAGAAATACTACGCGAAATTTCCCCAAATGTTACAGCAGCGCTTAGCTGAAGTGTTTCTAAATGGGGATTAG
- the rpsT gene encoding 30S ribosomal protein S20 produces the protein MANIKSAVKRVKIAERNRLRNKSYTSAVKTLIKKYFASVDEYAANPTPELMQQVQTRMADTYSKIDKAVKKGVLHPNNGARKKSRLARILKQHTQSQSAGTSTEAAQAS, from the coding sequence GTGGCCAATATTAAGTCTGCCGTTAAACGCGTCAAAATTGCCGAACGCAATCGGCTACGCAACAAATCGTACACATCAGCGGTCAAAACGCTGATCAAGAAGTATTTTGCATCTGTGGATGAGTACGCTGCCAATCCGACTCCAGAGTTGATGCAACAAGTGCAAACTCGCATGGCAGATACTTACAGCAAAATTGACAAAGCGGTGAAAAAAGGTGTTTTGCATCCCAATAATGGGGCGCGGAAAAAATCCCGCTTGGCGAGAATACTCAAGCAACACACGCAAAGCCAGTCTGCCGGCACCTCGACAGAGGCAGCCCAAGCCTCCTAG
- a CDS encoding gamma-glutamylcyclotransferase, which yields MTVQPGHLQAIRTQPVNLSSQQPAQSEPMFYYFAYGSCMCPVDLKRSLGEHTHPYVIGPATLQGYRLGFYCRSHRRNCGVLDVVKDAAASVEGVLYQLPWRLSELLDEREDVPRGGYRHEMVEINCRNQVYANVRTYVVVDKLAEELAPNDWYFNVVLRGALTCGLPEQYCWRLFNHMHQLQQREWQTPVRRSA from the coding sequence CACAACCTGTTAATCTCTCCTCACAACAGCCGGCCCAGAGCGAGCCAATGTTTTACTACTTTGCCTACGGTTCTTGTATGTGTCCTGTGGATTTGAAGCGTTCACTGGGCGAACACACTCATCCCTATGTCATCGGGCCTGCCACGCTTCAAGGCTACCGGCTGGGTTTTTACTGCCGGTCGCACCGGCGCAACTGTGGCGTCCTAGACGTGGTAAAAGACGCAGCAGCCTCAGTGGAAGGCGTCCTCTACCAATTGCCGTGGCGCTTGAGTGAACTACTAGATGAGCGGGAAGACGTTCCCCGTGGCGGCTACCGGCATGAAATGGTAGAGATTAACTGCCGTAACCAGGTATACGCCAACGTGCGTACCTATGTCGTGGTCGATAAATTAGCCGAAGAACTCGCCCCCAACGACTGGTACTTTAACGTTGTCCTGCGAGGCGCATTAACCTGCGGACTCCCCGAACAGTATTGCTGGCGCTTGTTCAATCATATGCACCAGCTACAGCAACGCGAATGGCAAACCCCCGTCCGCCGATCCGCCTAA
- a CDS encoding DUF4090 family protein: MSPETNPETQTTTGADAIDVAIAKGTDFDGSPIPAAKLELYHKVMGLEAGRQRSGVSNTMRSRIVRIGAKHISQEELNKMLADADFAPLKEKEIAFYYGGK, from the coding sequence ATGTCCCCCGAAACCAATCCAGAAACTCAAACAACCACCGGCGCTGATGCGATTGATGTAGCGATCGCAAAGGGAACTGATTTTGATGGATCTCCGATTCCTGCTGCCAAACTAGAACTGTATCACAAAGTCATGGGGCTGGAAGCCGGCCGGCAACGCAGTGGTGTGTCAAATACCATGCGTTCGAGAATTGTGCGGATTGGCGCAAAGCACATTTCTCAGGAAGAACTCAACAAAATGCTCGCCGATGCCGATTTCGCACCGCTTAAAGAGAAAGAAATCGCTTTTTATTACGGCGGCAAGTAG
- a CDS encoding TatD family hydrolase: MQLIDTHVHINFDLFQPDLEAAAGRWREAGVVRLIHSCVEPAEFAGIQELANRFPELAFAVGLHPLDAHKWTPATQTEILELASSDPRVVAIGETGLDFYKADNHDLQQTAFEAQLTIAQQLQLPVIIHCRDAAEAMAKLLQDFTDRQGSVRGVMHCWGGTPEETQWFLDLGFYISFSGIVTFKNATQIHASAAMVPGDRLLIETDCPFLAPVPKRGKRNEPAYVRYVAEQVAQIRNVSLETLAAQTTENACNLFGLSVALPVPA; this comes from the coding sequence ATGCAGTTGATCGATACCCACGTCCATATCAACTTTGACCTCTTTCAACCCGATCTGGAGGCCGCAGCTGGACGGTGGCGGGAGGCAGGCGTTGTCCGCCTGATCCATTCCTGTGTCGAGCCGGCTGAGTTTGCCGGCATTCAAGAACTGGCCAACCGTTTCCCGGAACTGGCCTTTGCCGTTGGCCTTCATCCCCTCGACGCCCATAAGTGGACGCCGGCAACCCAAACCGAAATTCTGGAGTTGGCAAGTTCCGATCCCAGAGTCGTGGCCATTGGGGAAACCGGCTTAGACTTTTATAAAGCAGACAATCACGATCTGCAACAAACCGCGTTTGAGGCGCAGCTAACCATCGCCCAGCAGTTGCAGTTGCCGGTGATTATTCACTGTCGGGACGCGGCAGAAGCGATGGCGAAGTTGCTGCAAGATTTCACAGATCGTCAAGGTTCGGTACGTGGAGTGATGCACTGCTGGGGCGGAACCCCTGAAGAAACCCAATGGTTTCTCGATTTGGGCTTCTATATCAGTTTTAGCGGCATTGTCACCTTTAAAAATGCCACTCAAATCCACGCATCCGCTGCGATGGTTCCGGGCGATCGCCTGTTAATTGAAACCGATTGCCCGTTCCTCGCCCCAGTTCCCAAACGGGGCAAACGCAACGAACCGGCTTACGTGCGCTATGTCGCCGAACAAGTTGCCCAAATCAGGAATGTTTCCCTAGAAACCCTAGCGGCACAAACCACTGAGAATGCGTGCAATTTATTTGGGCTTTCAGTAGCATTGCCGGTGCCGGCATAA